In the Bacillus sp. FJAT-42376 genome, TAGAGCCTGTAAAGAAAATTTTCTGCATCAGCATGAAACGTTTCCTTATAGGCACGGTTGACTAGATTGATATAGCCTCTTCCATCAATTAAAATCAGCCCGCTCCCCATATTCTCGATCAGCGTTTCAAGACGGTCCTTCTGCATCTCCTGGGCACGTGTCATGTCCTGAAGGTTCCTTGCCAGAATATTGATCGACTGGCTGAGCATGCCTGTCTCATCCATATGGTCCTCAAACGTCCTCGCTTTATAGTTCCCTTTAGCAAGCTCCATTGCAACCTTTGTCGCACTTTCAATCGGCTTTGTATACTGCGATGTAATCCTGAAGCCCAGGAGCAGGATGACGATAAGAGAAAGGCCGAGGCTTGTGGCAAGAAGACCCCAGATCTGCTGATTCACCTGTTTAAGCGATTCAATCGGAGTGCTTAGAACGAGATAAGCATTTTTTTTACCCTGGTCCCCAATCGCGACGCCATAATAATAAAGACCGTCTCCCTGTCCGCTGATGCGGGGGTCCTTCTTCACTTTTTTTAATTTGGCCAGGGCTTCCTTTGCCAGCTGTTTTTCATTCCCGTTCGTTTTTCCGGCGTCATACAGTACCCTTCCGCTCTCATTTAATACAGTTATATGTGCGCCTGTATGGCTGCTCGCCTGCTGAAGAAGGGCCGGCATGTTGTCCGATTGGATACCTGCTTCAGAAATTAGAAGCTGCATCAGTCTTGTTTCTTTTTCAATTCTTTCTTTAAATGTATCCACGTAATAGCTGTTGAAAATCTGTCCAAGAAGAAGCCCCAGCCCCACTAAAACCGAAATGATTAAGGTTATGAGTGCAAATAGCAGGCGGGAACGGAACTTATTCATCCGCCTTTGGCTCCTCAAGCTTATACCCAAGTCCCCGAATCGTTTTAATATAAAGAGGTTTCTTCGTATTTCGTTCAATCTTTTCTCTTAGATGGCTTATATGTACATCTACAATCCGTGTATCACCGGCAAAATCATAGTTCCATACCGCACTGAGGAGCTGATCCCTTGTTAAAACCCTGCCTTTATGGCGGGCAAGATAAACAAGAAGTTCAAATTCCTTCGGTGTAAGTTCTAAACGCTCCTGGCTATAGTAGGCCTCATAGTGCTCCGGAAGAATTTTAAGATCGCCAATCCTGATTTTCTCCGAGGATTCAGGTTCTTCCTTCGTCTCAGTCTCCGTTAAAAATTGGGTCCTCCTTAAAATGGCCTTGATTCTCGCTACAACTTCTCTCGGGCTGAAAGGTTTCGTCATATAATCATCGGCACCAAGCTCAAGACCCAGAACTTTATCAAATTCATCATCTTTGGCAGTCAGCATCAAAATCGGCACCATCACTTTTTGCTGACGGAGCTGCTTGCACACTTCAATGCCATCCATTTTAGGAAGCATCAAGTCAAGCACCATTAAGTCCGGAGATTCCGTCAGACCTTTATGAAGGGCTTCACTGCCATCCATGGCCGTCATAACTTCATAGCCCGATTGTTCAAGATTATATTGAAGTAAAGTTAAAATGGAATGTTCGTCATCCACTACTAGAATCTTCTTACTCATAAAGGCCTCCAAATCGTATTTTCCTCCATGGCTTACTGCCATCCCTTCTATTATAGTCAAAGAAACGGTTCCTACAAAAGGGGCAGATGCAAGTTGGACAGATATTTTTTGCATAAGGAGGGCTTAAGACTAATAAAAAGCAAAAAAAAACAGCCTGATATCGTTTCATCAAACTGTTTTAATACGTCTTATTCTTTTTTGCTCTGTTATATTTTGGCTGTTTGATTCCCGCTGCAAACGTTCGCTTTCTGCTCCCATTGCCTGGTGCGGAAGATCAGCACCGCGATTTAAAAATTTTCAAAAGCTTGTCCATGATCCGAATTGGAATAGGCAGGAGGAATAACTTCCAGCGTCCCCGATAATGCAAGACTTTCTTTTTCATTGAAGCCTTCGACCGATACAAGAATTCTTCCTGCATCCAGATTAGAATCCTTCACCTCGAAGAAAAACTTCACGTTTTCATAATGATAGACAGGCAAGTGAAAATCGAGCTGCTGCTTTGTAACATGACTGCCTGGTCCGGGAAAATATTTTGAAATAGCGGATGTTACAAAACCGGAGAGCATAACGGCCGGAACAATCGGCTTTTTAAAGGGCGTCTGTGAAGCATAATCATGCTGGATATAGAGCGGATTGGCATCATTGGTAAGCCCCAGATACAGAAGGAGATCTTTGTCTTCCATTTTTTCACTTAAAGTCAGCTTTTCCCCTGCTTTAATTTCTTCAATCGGTCTGCCAAGCTTTCTTTTTTTGCCTAAAACCATAACAGATCCTCCCCCCTAAAAAAAAAGAAATCGCTTACATTTTAGTGCTGGCTGGCTGAATCTGACTGCTTACTCCCGCGATCGATTTCCCAGAACCCGGCAGGCATGAATCCTTCTCATCTATACCCGCCAGAGGGTTTCCGCTGGCTCTTTCCGGGAGGCTGCCTTCTTTGCTAAAGAGCTGAATAGCAAGTTTCCGCCATCTCCATTTAATAAAAGGAATTGGGGTTCCCCCAATTCCAGCTATTATCTATTAATCTGCTAAAACTTTCATCACGTTTTTAACCGATTCAGCCGATTTGTTCAGGGCTGCCTTTTCTTCTTCTGTCAGTTCCAGCTCGATAATTTTCTCTAATCCGTTCTTGCCTAGGACTGCCGGAACCCCAAGATAAATTCCATCATAGCCATATTCGCCTTCCAGATAGGCAATAGCGGGGATTACACGGCGCTGGTCTTTTACAATTGCCTCTGTCATTTCAACAAGGGAAGCTGCCGGAGCGTAATAAGCGCTGCCGTTCCCTAAAAGATTGACAATCTCTCCCCCGCCCTTGCGCGTTCTTTCCACGATTGCATCCAAACGGTCTTTGGAAAGGAGTGTTTCGAGCGGAATGCCCCCCGCATAAGAGTACCTTACAAGCGGAACCATATCATCTCCATGGCCTCCAAGAACAAATCCTGTTACATCCTTAACTGAGAGCTTCAGCTCCTGTGCTACAAATGTCCGGAAACGAGCTGTATCCAAAACGCCGGATTGCCCGATTACCCGGTTTTTAGGAAAACCGGATTCTGTAAATACCGCATATGTCATAGCATCAACAGGGTTCGTTAACACAATAATCGTACACTCCGGAGAATATTTCGCAATTTCCTTTGTCACGCTTCTCATAATCTTTTCGTTTGTGGCAACGAGATCATCTCTGCTCATACCGGGTTTTCTTGCAATTCCTGCAGTAATGACAACTACATCAGAGTCTGCCGTATCTTCATAGCTGGATGTTCCCGTAATATTTGCATCAAATCCCATGACCGGGCTCGCTTCGAGCATATCAAGAGCCTTCCCTTTTGTAGGGTTTTCCATCTGCGGAATATCTACTAAGACAACATCACCCAGTTCTTTGGCGGCAAGAAGGAAAGCCGTTGTTGCCCCGGTAAAGCCTGCTCCGATGACGGAAATCTTTTTGCGTTTGTTCATTTTACCCATCTCCTATACGATAAAGTATTCAGAACGATTAGTGTATCATATAAAACCAGGCAATACCCTGATTGGTATTGCCTGGCTCTATTTATTTATTTATTACCCCATGTTTTTAATGAGCTCGTCTCCAAATTGAGAACATTTCACTTCAGTGGCACCATCCATAAGGCGGGCAAAGTCATATGTCACAACTTTAGAAGCGATGGTTTTTTCAACAGATTTGATCACAAGATCCGCTGCTTCGTTCCAGCCAAGGTGTTCAAGCATAAGCACTCCTGAAAGAAGAACGGATGAAGGATTCACTTTATCCAGGCCTGCATATTTTGGTGCTGTTCCATGTGTAGCTTCGAAAATTGCATGTCCAGTTTCGTAGTTGATGTTGGCTCCAGGAGCAATACCGATTCCTCCCACCTGTGCAGCAAGTGCATCAGAGATATAATCTCCATTCAGGTTCATCGTTGCAACGACATCAAATTCGCTTGGACGAGTAAGAATTTGCTGAAGGAAAATATCCGCGATGGAATCCTTCACAATAATTTTGCCTGCCGCCTCTGCTTCGCTTTGAGCTGTATTCGCAGCATCCTTGCCTTCTTTTTCTACAATTCTATCATATTCAGCCCAAGTGAATACTTTATCGCCGAATTCTTTTTCTGCCAATTCATAGCCCCAGTTTTTAAATGCGCCTTCTGTGTACTTCATAATGTTTCCTTTGTGTACAAGAGTTACAGATTTGCGTCCCTGGTCCAAAGCATACTGGATGGCAGCGCGCACCAGACGGGAAGTACCCTCTTGGGAAACAGGCTTAATTCCAATTCCTGAAGTTTCAGGGAAACGGATTTTATTTACACCCATCTCATTTTGCAGGAAAGAAATCAATTTTTTCACTTCATCAGAACCGTTTGCATATTCAATCCCTGCATAGATATCTTCCGTATTTTCACGGAAAATCACCATATCCGTATCTTCAGGGCGTTTAACCGGAGAAGGCACACCGTTGAAATAGCGTACGGGTCTTAGGCACGTGAAAAGATCAAGCTCCTGGCGAAGAGCAACGTTAAGAGAACGGATTCCTCCTCCAACCGGAGTTGTAAGCGGTCCTTTAATAGCAATCATGTATTCACGGATGGCATCAAGTGTTTCTTCCGGAAGCCAGCTGCCTGTAGCATTAAATGCTTTTTCCCCTGCCAGTACTTCCTTCCAGACGATTTTCTTTTCGCCGTTGTATGCTTTTTCCACAGCTGCTTCCATTACGCGGGATGCAGATGCCCAGATGTCCGGACCAATTCCGTCTCCTTCAATGTAAGGGATAATCGGCTGATCAGGTACGTTCAATACACCATTAGATACTGTAATTTTTTCACCGTTTGTCATGTTTCTTACCTCCAGTTTATGTATTGTGCCAACAATAAAATGGTAAAAGAGGTTAACTTTTCAGTCAACCTCTAAACCTCTTTCCGGCAGCTGAATGTATGAAATTCAGTTCCCGTCTTCCGGTTTACTGCTTAATTAACGCTCTTCAATTGGTACATACCGCTGTTTATCAGGTCCGATATAATCAGCGCGCGGACGGATTAAGCGGTTGTTTTCATATTGCTCAAGGATATGTGCAAGCCATCCTGAAACACGGCTGACTGCAAAAATTGGCGTAAACAGATCATGGTCAATTCCAAGACTGTGATACACAGATGCAGAGTAGAAGTCCACATTTGGAGGAAGATTTTTTTCTGAAGTGACAATTTCCTCCACTTTAAGGGACATATCATACCACTTGCTCTCTCCTGTAAGATTTGAAAGCTTTTGAGACATTTCTCTCAGATGCTTGGCACGCGGGTCACCATTGCGGTATACGCGATGCCCGAATCCCATGATTTTCTCTTTGCGTGAAAGTTTAGCCTGGATGTATGATTCTGCATTCTCCACATCCCCAATTTCGGTCAGCATCTTCATAACAGCCTCGTTTGCTCCGCCGTGAAGAGGACCTTTCAGTGCACCGATTGCAGCGGTTACGCCGGAGTAAATATCCGACAGGGTGGCTACACATACACGTGCTGTAAAAGTGGAAGCATTCAGTTCATGATCAGCGTGAAGCACCAGTGCTTTATTGAATGCTTCAACCGCCACGTGGCTTGGCTCTTCTCCCGTAAGTGTATAAAGGAAATTCGCTGCAATTCCGTAATCCGGGCGCGGTTCAACTGGTGAAAGACCTTTGCGGATTCGGCTGAATGCCGTTACAAGAGTCGGAAGTTTAGCCTGAAGGCAAATTGCTTTCCGGTAATTCGCTTCTTTGGACATATCGTCCGCATCCGGATCAAAAAGACCAAGCATGGAAACAGCCGTACGGATCGCTGCCATCGGATGAACCTCAGAAATCGGATACTGTTTAAAATGTTCAATGAT is a window encoding:
- a CDS encoding response regulator transcription factor, with translation MSKKILVVDDEHSILTLLQYNLEQSGYEVMTAMDGSEALHKGLTESPDLMVLDLMLPKMDGIEVCKQLRQQKVMVPILMLTAKDDEFDKVLGLELGADDYMTKPFSPREVVARIKAILRRTQFLTETETKEEPESSEKIRIGDLKILPEHYEAYYSQERLELTPKEFELLVYLARHKGRVLTRDQLLSAVWNYDFAGDTRIVDVHISHLREKIERNTKKPLYIKTIRGLGYKLEEPKADE
- a CDS encoding MaoC/PaaZ C-terminal domain-containing protein; this encodes MVLGKKRKLGRPIEEIKAGEKLTLSEKMEDKDLLLYLGLTNDANPLYIQHDYASQTPFKKPIVPAVMLSGFVTSAISKYFPGPGSHVTKQQLDFHLPVYHYENVKFFFEVKDSNLDAGRILVSVEGFNEKESLALSGTLEVIPPAYSNSDHGQAFENF
- the mdh gene encoding malate dehydrogenase, with translation MGKMNKRKKISVIGAGFTGATTAFLLAAKELGDVVLVDIPQMENPTKGKALDMLEASPVMGFDANITGTSSYEDTADSDVVVITAGIARKPGMSRDDLVATNEKIMRSVTKEIAKYSPECTIIVLTNPVDAMTYAVFTESGFPKNRVIGQSGVLDTARFRTFVAQELKLSVKDVTGFVLGGHGDDMVPLVRYSYAGGIPLETLLSKDRLDAIVERTRKGGGEIVNLLGNGSAYYAPAASLVEMTEAIVKDQRRVIPAIAYLEGEYGYDGIYLGVPAVLGKNGLEKIIELELTEEEKAALNKSAESVKNVMKVLAD
- the icd gene encoding NADP-dependent isocitrate dehydrogenase, encoding MTNGEKITVSNGVLNVPDQPIIPYIEGDGIGPDIWASASRVMEAAVEKAYNGEKKIVWKEVLAGEKAFNATGSWLPEETLDAIREYMIAIKGPLTTPVGGGIRSLNVALRQELDLFTCLRPVRYFNGVPSPVKRPEDTDMVIFRENTEDIYAGIEYANGSDEVKKLISFLQNEMGVNKIRFPETSGIGIKPVSQEGTSRLVRAAIQYALDQGRKSVTLVHKGNIMKYTEGAFKNWGYELAEKEFGDKVFTWAEYDRIVEKEGKDAANTAQSEAEAAGKIIVKDSIADIFLQQILTRPSEFDVVATMNLNGDYISDALAAQVGGIGIAPGANINYETGHAIFEATHGTAPKYAGLDKVNPSSVLLSGVLMLEHLGWNEAADLVIKSVEKTIASKVVTYDFARLMDGATEVKCSQFGDELIKNMG
- the citZ gene encoding citrate synthase; translated protein: MTATRGLEGVVATTSAVSSIIDDTLTYVGYNIDDLAENATFEEVIYLLWHGKLPTEEELADIKKLLADNAGIPHQIIEHFKQYPISEVHPMAAIRTAVSMLGLFDPDADDMSKEANYRKAICLQAKLPTLVTAFSRIRKGLSPVEPRPDYGIAANFLYTLTGEEPSHVAVEAFNKALVLHADHELNASTFTARVCVATLSDIYSGVTAAIGALKGPLHGGANEAVMKMLTEIGDVENAESYIQAKLSRKEKIMGFGHRVYRNGDPRAKHLREMSQKLSNLTGESKWYDMSLKVEEIVTSEKNLPPNVDFYSASVYHSLGIDHDLFTPIFAVSRVSGWLAHILEQYENNRLIRPRADYIGPDKQRYVPIEER